The nucleotide sequence CAGCCATCCTCGGCTTTGCGGCGGTGCCGGACACCTGTTTGCGAAGCCTGGCGTGACGAATTTCGCGCATTACGCTTCTGCTTTTGATCTTCATGTCAATTCACCTCAGATTACTTGGCGCCGGTCTTTCCGGCCTTGCGGATTATCCGCTCGCCGGCGTACCGGATTCCCTTGCCCTGGTAGGGTTCGGGAGAGCGGAACCCGCGAATGATCGCCGCAACCTGGCCTACCGCCTGCTTGTCAATTCCCGCCACGGAAAGTTTCGTGGGACCTTCGACGGCGATGTCTATTCCTGCGGGAGCTTCGTACTCCACGGGGTTGGAATAGCCGAGGTTCAGAATGAGCTTTTTCCCCTGCATCTGGGCGCGGTATCCCACGCCGACGATTTCGAGGTCCTTCTTGAATCCGGTGCTCACCCCGGTCACCATGTTGGCGATGAGGGCCCTCATCATCCCGTGAAAGGACTTTGTCTGCTTCTGCTCGTTCTGCCGGCTGACGACAACGTGTCCGTCCTCAACGGCGACATCGATCCCCGGAACTGTGGGAGTCGAAAGCTTTCCCTTGGGTCCCTGGACGGTCACATCGCCGTCATTGACGGCAATGCTCACTCCGGAGCCAAGGGGGATGATTTTTCGTCCGATTCGAGACATCTAGCGCACCCCCACTTTACCAGACATAGCAGAGAACTTCGCCGCCCAGGCCGAGCTGCGTCGCTTCCGTGTCCGTCTTGAGGCCCTTGGAGGTAGAGATGACCGCGATTCCAAGCCCGCCCA is from Aminivibrio pyruvatiphilus and encodes:
- the rplF gene encoding 50S ribosomal protein L6; translated protein: MSRIGRKIIPLGSGVSIAVNDGDVTVQGPKGKLSTPTVPGIDVAVEDGHVVVSRQNEQKQTKSFHGMMRALIANMVTGVSTGFKKDLEIVGVGYRAQMQGKKLILNLGYSNPVEYEAPAGIDIAVEGPTKLSVAGIDKQAVGQVAAIIRGFRSPEPYQGKGIRYAGERIIRKAGKTGAK